The following are encoded in a window of Tessaracoccus flavescens genomic DNA:
- a CDS encoding ATP-binding cassette domain-containing protein: MNHEDVWQEPSAAVEVHGVKKAFADNRVLKGIDLSIRPGEVLGLIGQNGVGKSTLAAVLAGRQQADGGEMLLFGRPWDPARVGIIEQQLDLDQEQRVVDALFRNAPDDSPVEERREAARRVLIEAGIAVDPDDRLSDLSDAEQRMVELVRLLADPRDFVLIDEVSTTFNAREVEDLRYLIRRANEAGTTIVYITHRHGEAIDLCNRIAVLRDGRVSQVVSTLTATEESLSEAVFDRVVELQPHRAHSTGRVALSVRGLQLGSDPVSFDVLSGEVLGLSGARGAGITELLASLTGEAPLEVESVRLEGTEVKIRSHRDASRLRIAVVSGGIDESAESYFARNLMMLNHGHASEDAFDAEYEETTKILFALREAETAASRLFNRPPQSVGQRRWQQLREVAAEHARLLVLIEPTQALDLEAREHFLALLDDVTARGAAVLLATSDEAELKLLSDRILVFSDHALKAEWEVGEVDVEHLRSVSRGEWPPESLPSIDAVLIAD; this comes from the coding sequence ATGAATCACGAGGATGTGTGGCAGGAGCCCTCGGCAGCGGTCGAGGTGCACGGCGTGAAAAAGGCGTTCGCCGACAACCGGGTGCTCAAGGGCATCGACCTGAGCATCCGTCCCGGCGAGGTGCTGGGGCTGATCGGCCAGAACGGCGTCGGCAAGTCGACGCTCGCGGCGGTGCTCGCTGGCAGGCAGCAGGCCGACGGCGGCGAGATGCTGCTCTTCGGCCGGCCCTGGGATCCGGCGCGCGTCGGCATCATCGAACAGCAGCTCGATCTCGACCAGGAGCAGCGCGTCGTCGACGCCCTCTTCCGCAACGCCCCCGACGACTCCCCCGTCGAGGAGCGCCGTGAGGCGGCACGGCGCGTGCTGATCGAGGCGGGCATCGCCGTCGACCCGGATGACAGGCTCAGCGACCTCTCCGACGCCGAGCAGCGGATGGTCGAGCTGGTCCGTCTGCTCGCCGACCCGCGCGACTTCGTGCTCATCGACGAGGTCAGCACCACGTTCAACGCGCGCGAGGTCGAGGATTTGCGGTACCTGATCCGGCGCGCAAACGAGGCAGGCACCACCATCGTCTACATCACCCACCGGCACGGTGAGGCGATCGACCTGTGCAACCGGATCGCCGTGCTGCGCGACGGCCGGGTCTCGCAGGTGGTCAGCACGCTCACCGCCACGGAGGAGAGCCTCAGCGAGGCCGTCTTCGACCGGGTGGTCGAACTCCAGCCGCACCGCGCACACAGCACCGGCCGCGTGGCGCTCAGCGTCCGCGGCCTGCAACTGGGCTCGGACCCGGTGTCGTTCGACGTGCTCAGCGGCGAGGTGCTGGGGCTGAGCGGGGCCAGGGGCGCGGGAATCACCGAACTGCTCGCCTCCCTGACCGGCGAGGCGCCGCTCGAGGTGGAATCGGTGCGGCTTGAGGGCACCGAGGTCAAGATCCGATCGCACCGCGACGCCAGCCGGCTGCGGATCGCGGTGGTGTCCGGGGGCATCGACGAATCGGCCGAGTCGTACTTCGCCCGCAACCTCATGATGCTCAACCACGGGCACGCCTCCGAAGACGCCTTCGACGCCGAATACGAGGAGACGACGAAGATCCTGTTCGCCCTGAGGGAGGCCGAGACGGCGGCCAGCAGGCTGTTCAACCGGCCCCCACAGTCGGTCGGTCAGCGGCGCTGGCAGCAGTTGCGCGAGGTGGCAGCGGAGCATGCCCGCCTCCTCGTCCTGATCGAGCCGACCCAGGCGCTCGACCTCGAAGCGCGGGAACACTTCCTTGCCCTGCTCGACGACGTGACGGCCCGCGGGGCTGCGGTGCTGCTCGCAACCTCGGACGAGGCGGAGCTGAAGCTGCTGAGCGACCGGATCCTCGTGTTCAGCGATCATGCGCTGAAGGCCGAATGGGAGGTCGGCGAGGTCGATGTGGAACACCTGCGCTCCGTCTCGCGCGGCGAGTGGCCGCCGGAGTCGCTGCCGAGCATCGACGCGGTGCTGATCGCCGACTGA
- a CDS encoding OmpA family protein, whose amino-acid sequence MGSSTTRGTIGLAIASAVALVATLGPGTLWLSGQIEDGLEREAKSRLTSRSIDATVEASGRDLLVRADDAAAVEEALSLLGDLPGARTVKADPAQPQTSATPQATPVNQPSSPASALASPSPTPSAASATLTPTAPGSPTVSPPSSPAPVPADLSVPPILFDGASTALPADAGSSLDRAAALLLAHPTLRVSLSGHTDNGLTPPQRLALGLSRAEAASAALQQRGVTADRIRVESQADRRPVGDNSTAVGRAANRRVEIVIEEVD is encoded by the coding sequence GTGGGCAGTTCGACAACACGAGGGACCATCGGCCTGGCGATCGCGTCGGCGGTGGCGCTCGTGGCGACCCTCGGACCCGGCACGTTGTGGCTGTCCGGGCAGATCGAGGACGGGCTCGAGCGCGAGGCGAAATCGCGTCTGACAAGCCGGTCGATCGATGCGACCGTCGAGGCATCGGGGCGGGACCTCCTGGTGCGCGCCGACGACGCCGCGGCCGTCGAGGAGGCCCTGTCCCTGCTCGGCGACCTGCCAGGCGCGCGCACCGTCAAGGCCGACCCTGCTCAGCCGCAGACATCGGCTACGCCCCAGGCCACACCGGTAAACCAACCCTCAAGTCCCGCTTCAGCGTTGGCAAGCCCCTCACCCACACCGAGCGCCGCCTCCGCGACCCTGACCCCCACCGCCCCTGGCTCCCCGACCGTCTCGCCGCCTTCCTCACCGGCGCCCGTCCCTGCGGACCTGTCGGTGCCCCCGATCCTCTTCGACGGAGCCAGCACGGCCCTTCCCGCCGACGCGGGGAGCTCGCTCGACCGGGCGGCGGCGCTGTTGCTTGCGCACCCGACGCTGAGGGTGAGCCTCAGCGGGCACACGGACAACGGGCTGACCCCGCCGCAACGACTCGCGCTCGGGTTGTCCCGCGCCGAGGCGGCCTCCGCTGCTCTGCAGCAGCGCGGCGTCACCGCGGACCGGATCAGGGTGGAGTCGCAGGCCGACCGGAGGCCGGTCGGCGACAACTCGACGGCTGTCGGACGGGCCGCAAACCGCCGCGTGGAGATCGTCATTGAGGAGGTCGACTGA
- a CDS encoding roadblock/LC7 domain-containing protein: protein MGQHQSSKSADLAQIITSMHRAIPELHGVMIASVDGLAVAHDFPEADAERMAAMAATALGLGTRITERTRLGTLAEAVIRGEQGYLVVYSAGTDAVLVLSGPIDSNLGLMRIEARVAAVEIKQILGQA from the coding sequence ATGGGCCAGCACCAGTCAAGCAAGTCCGCCGATCTTGCGCAGATCATCACCTCGATGCACCGCGCCATCCCCGAACTGCACGGCGTGATGATCGCGTCGGTCGACGGCCTCGCCGTCGCCCACGACTTCCCCGAGGCTGACGCCGAGCGCATGGCGGCCATGGCGGCCACCGCCCTCGGCCTCGGCACCCGAATCACCGAGCGCACCCGTCTGGGCACACTCGCCGAGGCGGTCATCCGCGGCGAACAGGGCTACCTGGTGGTCTACTCGGCAGGAACCGACGCCGTCCTCGTGCTGTCCGGGCCGATCGACTCGAACCTCGGCCTCATGCGCATCGAGGCCCGCGTCGCCGCCGTCGAGATCAAGCAGATCCTCGGGCAGGCCTGA
- a CDS encoding protoglobin domain-containing protein, whose product MHEIAREAINQVPPECRVLPEHTEVIARNADALLSLTPEVINGFYETVYGHAPTAAIFHEGERPMREESLTNWWERTVRGPIDENYWAWMSMVGLIHVIRRVTNPMMLSMTDFVAGYVSNNAHRLNLDPDEQRRLVDALRRLAGMTGSVITWGYDHAVSAALFEVAGMPEALLARLRDAEIKTALVDAREEVGNG is encoded by the coding sequence ATGCATGAGATCGCGCGGGAGGCGATCAACCAGGTTCCCCCGGAGTGCCGGGTGCTTCCGGAACACACCGAGGTCATCGCCCGCAACGCGGACGCCCTGCTGAGCCTCACGCCCGAGGTGATCAACGGCTTCTACGAGACGGTCTACGGACACGCCCCGACGGCCGCGATCTTCCATGAGGGGGAGCGCCCGATGCGCGAGGAGTCGCTCACCAACTGGTGGGAGCGCACCGTCCGTGGACCGATCGACGAGAACTACTGGGCCTGGATGTCGATGGTCGGCCTGATCCACGTCATCCGGCGCGTGACCAATCCGATGATGCTGTCGATGACCGACTTCGTCGCCGGCTACGTCAGCAACAACGCCCACCGCCTGAATCTCGACCCCGACGAGCAGCGCCGCCTCGTCGACGCGCTGCGCCGCCTGGCGGGCATGACCGGCTCGGTCATCACCTGGGGATACGACCACGCCGTCAGCGCCGCGCTCTTCGAGGTCGCGGGCATGCCGGAGGCTCTGCTCGCGCGTCTCCGTGACGCCGAGATCAAGACCGCGCTCGTCGACGCGCGCGAAGAGGTCGGCAACGGCTGA
- a CDS encoding DNA-formamidopyrimidine glycosylase family protein, producing MPEGDSVWRLSQRLQPLVGRTVEHSQFRVPQLATADLSGRQIRRVWPHGKHLFWQVGDLVLHTHLRMEGTWRIHAVGSRWSLPAHTARIVIRVSGGVELVGHDLGLIELWPAAEYENRTAWLGPDLLADDWLTAGRWQPTGRDEAVRRVGADTRSIGEALLDQRNLAGIGNEYRAEVCFLRGIHPAKPVREVDVEAVVDLSAKLMRANLESPVRTFTGDQRRGNTTFVFGRANRPCLRCGTRIVKAALGGATSVADPQAGQERIIWWCPRCQADGG from the coding sequence ATGCCTGAGGGCGACTCCGTGTGGCGGCTCTCGCAGCGCCTCCAGCCCCTCGTGGGCCGCACCGTCGAGCACTCCCAGTTCAGGGTCCCTCAACTCGCGACCGCCGACCTGAGCGGCCGACAGATCCGGCGCGTCTGGCCGCACGGCAAGCATCTCTTCTGGCAGGTGGGTGACCTGGTGCTGCACACGCACCTGCGGATGGAAGGCACGTGGCGGATCCACGCGGTCGGCTCGAGGTGGTCGCTTCCCGCGCACACGGCCCGGATCGTGATCCGGGTCTCGGGCGGGGTCGAACTGGTCGGGCACGACCTCGGGCTGATCGAACTCTGGCCGGCGGCCGAGTACGAGAACCGCACGGCGTGGCTGGGTCCAGATCTCCTTGCGGACGACTGGCTCACGGCCGGGCGGTGGCAGCCGACCGGCCGCGACGAGGCGGTGCGGCGGGTCGGCGCTGACACCCGGAGCATCGGTGAGGCCCTCCTCGACCAGCGCAATCTCGCGGGCATCGGCAACGAGTACCGGGCAGAGGTCTGCTTCCTGCGCGGCATCCATCCTGCGAAGCCGGTCAGGGAGGTCGACGTCGAGGCGGTGGTCGACCTGTCGGCCAAGCTGATGCGCGCGAACCTCGAGAGTCCGGTGCGCACCTTCACCGGCGATCAGCGCCGCGGGAACACCACCTTCGTGTTCGGGCGGGCCAACCGGCCATGTCTGCGCTGCGGGACGCGGATCGTCAAGGCCGCGCTGGGCGGCGCGACGAGCGTCGCCGACCCGCAGGCCGGGCAGGAGCGCATCATCTGGTGGTGCCCCCGCTGCCAGGCCGACGGTGGGTGA
- a CDS encoding DEAD/DEAH box helicase, whose product MTGPLAPFTAPTREWFSSVFPAPTAVQEEAWRSIAEGRHSLVVAPTGSGKTLAAFLWAIDALADESEPQPGTRILYVSPLKALGVDVERNLRAPLTGIRLASERLGRPMRQISVGVRSGDTPQRERAALLRHPPEILITTPESLYLMLTSSARHTLENVRTVIIDEIHAVAGTKRGSHLALSLERLDALVGHDVQRVALSATVRPIDRVAAFLGGDRPVSIVAPPAEKLWDVQVRVPVPDLSDPGPAPGSEQVSDPLLAGPGTDTVTVDSPGGASLWPHVEQRIYDTVTRGRSTLVFTNGRRTAERLTGRLNEMWAAEHAPETLPPVPARPPAQVMAPVDTVRGAPLVIARAHHGSVSKEQRAEIESALKSGELRCVVATSSLELGIDMGAVDRVIQVSAPPSVASALQRVGRAGHVVGAVSAGDVYPLFKGDLAAAVVTTERMLSGEIEELKIPRHPLDVLAQQSVAATAAAGEDGLELDEWFATVTRSQPYAGMERSLLDSVIELLSGAYPSADFASLRARVVVGDDNRLYPRPGALRLAATSGGTIPDRGLYGVFLVGDEQGARRVGELDEEMVHESRVGDVFTLGASSWRIEEITRDQVRVSPAPGNTGRLPFWRGEDEGRPTELGRHIGQLVREASRDPQRLARTYLDANTQTNLNDYLAEQRAATGTVPDERTVVLERFRDELGDWRVVIHSPLGRRVLGAWGTAIAAALSQETGLDVSPVAGDDGIVLRLPDSDLVDRLADVLLVDPEDVAEIVTSQVGGTALFASRFREAAARALLLPRPNPQRRAPLWQQRQRAAHLLEIARHHPRFPIILETMREVTQDVYDVPALIDLLRGLRSGSVRLVEVVTERPSPFAASLLFRYPGAFIYDGDAPIAERRAALLSMDPDLLAAALGTLDLREVLDPDIVAEVVAELRHTAPERRATTSEQLADLPQLLGPLPLDELPAHISGLDLDGAIEAIGSRVAVVQLAGRPHLVAASDLGLLRDALGVPVPAGFSAPAEPEGRDPLTQLVARYARTNGPFAPGAVAAAFGLGPATVSLVLERETAARRLVVGRFTAGELEYVDPEVLRRMRSRSLARARSELQPVSQTGYARFLASTHQLTDRPQSGPDEVLLALQRLAGAALPASSWETHVLPARLAGYSPAHLDALIAEGEVVVRLRGSAGPNDPLVALVPSDDVDLLQEPEPPADESPVAVAEALADSDGMFATLVGQLPELSVEDWWAAAEAGLIAPVAMAPVRARIGGPSRAAHKVARPSPRRRARIPRLGRPLAGGSSSPSVSGRWYRVRDPQLTAAERALGLASSWLSRFGVITRGGVTADGTPGGFAAAYRLLAELEAAGKVLRGYLVEGLGGAQFSTQEVIGEVRRFADSPDQGRWPSGAEHPVPVLLAALDPANPYGSVLPWPEHPTARPSRAAGAMVVIADGVLIAHLTRGGRVLTLFGEDRETNASLVVAAVRRAVAESRMQRVRIEEIDGQRVGASGLEQTLLAAGARITPKGVSIEGSHA is encoded by the coding sequence ATGACAGGTCCACTGGCGCCGTTTACCGCTCCCACCCGGGAGTGGTTCTCCAGCGTCTTCCCCGCTCCGACGGCGGTTCAGGAGGAGGCATGGCGATCCATCGCGGAGGGCAGGCACTCCCTCGTGGTGGCGCCGACCGGCTCGGGCAAGACGCTGGCGGCCTTCCTGTGGGCGATCGACGCCCTCGCCGACGAAAGTGAGCCACAGCCGGGCACCCGTATCCTGTACGTCTCTCCGCTCAAGGCGTTGGGGGTTGACGTGGAGCGCAATCTGCGGGCACCACTGACCGGAATCCGGCTCGCCTCGGAGCGTCTCGGACGACCCATGCGGCAGATCAGCGTCGGCGTGCGCAGCGGTGACACCCCGCAGCGCGAGCGGGCCGCGCTGCTTCGCCATCCGCCCGAGATCCTGATCACCACGCCCGAGTCGCTCTATCTGATGCTGACCAGCTCAGCCCGGCACACGCTGGAGAACGTGCGCACGGTGATCATCGACGAGATCCACGCCGTCGCCGGGACGAAGCGCGGCAGTCACCTCGCCCTGAGCCTCGAACGCCTCGACGCGCTCGTCGGCCACGACGTGCAACGGGTCGCGCTGTCGGCAACGGTGCGCCCCATCGACCGGGTCGCGGCCTTCTTGGGCGGGGACCGTCCCGTCAGCATCGTCGCGCCCCCGGCCGAGAAGCTGTGGGACGTGCAGGTGCGGGTTCCCGTCCCCGACCTGTCCGATCCGGGACCCGCCCCCGGCAGTGAGCAGGTCAGCGACCCGCTGCTTGCCGGGCCGGGCACCGACACCGTCACGGTCGACTCTCCCGGTGGCGCATCGCTATGGCCCCACGTCGAGCAGCGGATCTACGACACCGTCACCAGGGGGCGCTCGACGCTGGTGTTCACCAACGGCAGGCGGACGGCGGAGCGGCTGACCGGCCGGCTCAACGAGATGTGGGCCGCCGAGCACGCACCCGAGACGCTTCCCCCGGTCCCCGCGCGGCCGCCCGCTCAGGTGATGGCGCCCGTCGACACGGTCCGTGGCGCGCCGCTCGTGATCGCCCGTGCCCACCACGGCTCGGTGAGCAAGGAGCAGCGCGCAGAGATCGAGTCCGCCCTGAAGTCGGGTGAACTGCGCTGCGTCGTGGCCACCAGCTCGCTCGAGCTCGGCATCGACATGGGCGCCGTGGACCGGGTGATCCAGGTCTCGGCGCCACCGTCGGTCGCCAGCGCGCTGCAGCGGGTCGGGCGGGCAGGCCACGTTGTCGGCGCGGTGTCGGCGGGCGACGTGTACCCGCTCTTCAAGGGCGACCTCGCTGCTGCGGTCGTCACGACCGAACGCATGCTGAGCGGCGAGATCGAGGAACTGAAGATCCCCCGCCACCCACTCGACGTGCTCGCCCAGCAGAGCGTCGCCGCGACCGCGGCCGCCGGGGAGGACGGGCTCGAGCTCGACGAGTGGTTCGCCACCGTCACCAGGTCGCAGCCGTATGCCGGGATGGAGCGCTCGCTGCTCGACTCCGTGATCGAACTGCTCAGCGGCGCCTACCCGTCCGCCGACTTCGCCAGCCTGCGGGCACGCGTCGTGGTGGGCGACGACAACCGGCTGTACCCACGCCCCGGAGCGCTCCGCCTGGCCGCGACCTCCGGTGGCACGATCCCCGACCGTGGTCTCTACGGCGTCTTCCTGGTCGGAGACGAGCAGGGTGCGCGCCGCGTCGGGGAGCTGGACGAGGAGATGGTGCACGAGTCGCGGGTGGGTGACGTGTTCACCCTCGGCGCCTCGTCGTGGCGGATCGAGGAGATCACGCGCGACCAGGTGCGGGTCTCCCCCGCCCCTGGCAACACCGGACGGCTGCCCTTCTGGCGCGGCGAGGACGAGGGAAGGCCGACCGAACTCGGCCGACACATCGGGCAGCTGGTGCGGGAGGCCTCCCGCGACCCGCAGCGGTTGGCGCGCACCTACCTGGACGCCAACACGCAGACGAACCTCAACGACTATCTGGCCGAACAGCGGGCCGCCACCGGCACCGTCCCAGACGAGCGCACGGTCGTGCTCGAACGCTTCCGCGACGAGCTGGGCGACTGGCGCGTCGTGATCCACTCGCCGCTCGGCAGGCGCGTGCTGGGGGCGTGGGGGACGGCGATCGCGGCTGCCCTCTCCCAGGAGACCGGCCTGGACGTCTCCCCCGTGGCCGGCGACGACGGGATCGTGCTGCGCCTTCCCGATTCGGACCTCGTCGACCGTCTCGCCGATGTCCTGCTCGTCGACCCCGAAGACGTCGCCGAGATCGTGACCTCGCAGGTCGGCGGAACCGCGCTGTTCGCCAGCCGGTTCCGCGAGGCGGCGGCCCGCGCCCTGCTGCTTCCCAGACCCAACCCTCAGCGGAGGGCGCCGCTGTGGCAGCAGCGCCAGCGCGCGGCCCACCTGCTGGAGATCGCCCGGCACCACCCGCGCTTCCCGATCATCCTCGAGACGATGCGGGAGGTCACCCAGGACGTGTACGACGTGCCCGCGCTGATCGATCTGCTTCGCGGGCTGAGGTCGGGTTCGGTCCGTCTCGTCGAGGTGGTGACCGAGCGCCCCAGCCCCTTCGCGGCGAGCCTGCTCTTCCGCTATCCGGGGGCCTTCATCTACGACGGCGACGCCCCGATCGCCGAACGCCGGGCCGCGCTCCTTTCGATGGATCCAGACCTCCTGGCAGCGGCGCTGGGAACACTCGACCTGCGCGAGGTGCTCGACCCAGACATCGTGGCCGAGGTGGTCGCCGAGCTGCGCCACACCGCACCGGAGCGCAGGGCGACGACGTCCGAGCAGCTCGCGGACCTCCCGCAACTGCTGGGGCCGCTTCCGCTGGACGAACTGCCTGCACACATCTCCGGGCTCGATCTGGACGGGGCGATCGAAGCCATCGGCTCACGGGTCGCGGTCGTCCAGCTGGCGGGAAGGCCGCACCTGGTCGCGGCCTCCGACCTTGGCCTCCTGCGTGACGCCCTCGGCGTCCCCGTGCCTGCGGGCTTCTCGGCCCCCGCCGAGCCGGAGGGCCGCGACCCGCTCACCCAGCTCGTGGCCAGGTACGCGCGCACCAACGGGCCCTTCGCCCCGGGCGCGGTGGCCGCCGCCTTCGGACTCGGCCCCGCGACCGTCTCGCTCGTCCTCGAACGCGAGACCGCGGCGAGGCGCCTCGTGGTCGGCCGCTTCACCGCGGGCGAGCTCGAGTACGTCGACCCCGAGGTGCTGCGGCGGATGCGCTCGCGCTCGCTCGCCCGGGCGCGCTCCGAGCTGCAGCCCGTCTCACAGACCGGCTACGCACGGTTCCTCGCCTCCACGCACCAGTTGACCGACCGTCCGCAGTCGGGTCCGGACGAGGTGCTGCTCGCGCTGCAACGGCTCGCAGGTGCCGCCCTCCCCGCCTCCTCCTGGGAGACCCACGTGCTGCCCGCGCGCCTTGCCGGGTACTCCCCCGCGCATCTGGACGCGCTGATCGCCGAGGGGGAGGTGGTGGTCAGGCTGCGCGGGTCGGCGGGCCCGAACGACCCCCTCGTCGCGCTCGTCCCTTCCGACGACGTGGACCTGCTCCAGGAACCCGAACCGCCTGCGGATGAGTCGCCCGTCGCCGTGGCCGAGGCGCTTGCCGACAGCGACGGCATGTTCGCCACCCTCGTAGGCCAGCTCCCCGAGCTCTCGGTCGAGGACTGGTGGGCCGCCGCGGAGGCCGGGCTGATCGCGCCCGTGGCCATGGCACCGGTCCGGGCGCGGATCGGCGGTCCGAGCAGGGCGGCCCACAAGGTGGCGCGGCCCTCGCCCCGCAGGAGGGCGCGGATTCCGAGGCTCGGTCGCCCCCTTGCGGGAGGGTCGAGCTCACCCTCTGTCTCGGGCCGCTGGTACCGGGTGCGCGACCCGCAACTCACCGCGGCCGAACGCGCGCTGGGGCTGGCCTCGTCATGGTTGTCGCGCTTCGGCGTCATCACCAGGGGGGGTGTGACGGCCGACGGCACCCCCGGCGGGTTCGCGGCGGCCTACCGGCTGCTCGCCGAACTGGAGGCGGCAGGAAAGGTGCTGCGCGGCTACCTCGTCGAGGGCCTCGGCGGCGCCCAGTTCAGCACCCAGGAGGTGATCGGCGAGGTGCGCAGGTTCGCCGACTCGCCGGACCAGGGGCGCTGGCCCTCCGGCGCGGAACACCCGGTGCCCGTGCTGCTCGCCGCGCTCGACCCCGCGAACCCCTACGGCAGCGTCCTTCCCTGGCCCGAACATCCGACGGCGCGCCCGTCGCGGGCCGCGGGGGCCATGGTCGTGATCGCCGACGGCGTGCTGATCGCCCACCTCACGCGCGGCGGCCGCGTGCTGACCCTCTTCGGGGAGGACCGCGAGACAAATGCCTCGCTCGTGGTCGCAGCGGTGCGTCGCGCCGTGGCCGAGTCCCGGATGCAGCGGGTGCGGATCGAGGAGATCGACGGTCAACGCGTGGGGGCGAGCGGGCTCGAGCAGACCCTCCTCGCGGCGGGAGCCCGGATCACCCCGAAGGGCGTCTCGATCGAGGGTTCCCATGCCTGA
- the gndA gene encoding NADP-dependent phosphogluconate dehydrogenase has protein sequence MTDLANVGVVGMAVMGSNLARNLARNGHRVAIYNRTGSKTDAVMQEHGSEGDFRPSHELADFVASLERPRRVIIMVQAGAGTDATIDALVPLLEEGDIVVDGGNAFFEDTRRREAKLRELGLHFVGAGISGGEVGALEGPSIMPGGSPESYEALGPILESISAKVDGEPCCTYIGTDGSGHFVKMIHNGIEYADMQFIGEAFELLKGLGLTYEEMADVFAAWNTGDLDSYLIEITSEVLRKVDADTGKPLVEVIVDAAGMKGTGTWTVQSALNLGTPVNAIAEAVFARAISSSPDLRAACQRALSGPDGTIVVPDRDAFIDQIREALWASKVVAYAQGLDEIRMGGEQYGWDINVGDVAKIWRDGCIIRARLLERIRSEYAANNLVTLLEAPSIAEGLASAQDGWREVVAAAVKSGVPVPGFSAALAHYDQVRAPRLNAALTQGLRDYFGAHTYRRVDRDGSFHVNWSTDGSEEQTA, from the coding sequence ATGACAGATCTGGCCAACGTAGGCGTGGTGGGGATGGCCGTGATGGGCTCCAACCTGGCGCGCAACCTCGCCCGCAACGGGCATCGCGTGGCCATCTACAACCGCACCGGCTCGAAAACCGATGCGGTGATGCAGGAGCATGGCTCCGAGGGCGACTTCCGCCCTTCACACGAGCTGGCCGACTTCGTCGCATCCCTCGAGCGTCCCCGTCGCGTGATCATCATGGTCCAGGCCGGGGCAGGCACCGACGCCACCATCGACGCCCTCGTCCCGCTGCTCGAGGAGGGCGACATCGTCGTCGACGGCGGCAACGCCTTCTTCGAGGACACCCGCCGCCGCGAGGCGAAGCTCCGCGAACTCGGCCTCCACTTCGTCGGGGCGGGCATCTCCGGCGGCGAGGTGGGCGCGCTCGAGGGTCCCTCGATCATGCCCGGCGGTTCGCCGGAGTCGTACGAGGCGCTCGGCCCCATCCTCGAGTCGATCTCGGCGAAGGTCGACGGGGAGCCCTGCTGCACCTACATCGGCACCGACGGCTCCGGCCACTTCGTCAAGATGATCCACAACGGCATCGAGTACGCAGACATGCAGTTCATCGGCGAGGCCTTCGAACTGCTCAAGGGCCTGGGCCTCACCTACGAGGAGATGGCCGACGTCTTCGCGGCCTGGAACACCGGCGACCTCGACTCGTACCTGATCGAGATCACCTCCGAGGTCCTGCGCAAGGTCGACGCCGACACCGGCAAGCCACTCGTCGAGGTGATCGTCGACGCGGCTGGCATGAAGGGCACCGGAACCTGGACCGTGCAGTCGGCGCTCAATCTCGGCACGCCGGTCAACGCGATCGCGGAGGCCGTCTTCGCCCGTGCGATCTCCTCCTCCCCCGACCTGCGCGCCGCCTGCCAGCGCGCGCTGTCCGGGCCCGACGGCACCATCGTCGTGCCCGACCGCGACGCCTTCATCGACCAGATCCGCGAGGCCCTCTGGGCGAGCAAGGTCGTCGCCTACGCGCAGGGCCTCGACGAAATCCGGATGGGCGGCGAGCAGTACGGCTGGGACATCAACGTCGGCGATGTCGCAAAGATCTGGCGCGACGGGTGCATCATCCGGGCCCGCCTGCTTGAGCGGATCCGCTCCGAGTACGCGGCCAACAACCTGGTCACCCTGCTCGAGGCGCCGTCGATCGCCGAGGGCCTTGCCTCCGCCCAGGACGGCTGGCGCGAGGTCGTCGCGGCCGCGGTGAAGTCGGGCGTTCCGGTCCCCGGGTTCTCGGCGGCCCTCGCGCACTACGACCAGGTGCGGGCACCACGCCTGAACGCCGCACTGACCCAGGGCCTGCGCGACTACTTCGGCGCGCACACCTACCGCCGCGTCGACCGGGACGGCTCCTTCCACGTCAACTGGAGCACGGACGGCTCGGAGGAGCAGACCGCCTGA